In Mangifera indica cultivar Alphonso chromosome 14, CATAS_Mindica_2.1, whole genome shotgun sequence, the DNA window AACAAAAGTCGAAATTTCTGACTTTTCCCATCATCGTCATAGTCGGAAAAACACTTCAAACTGGTTTTCTTCCCTTCAGTTGTAAACTCTTGGTGTCATCAATGGCCGATCGAGTGGCGCTTGTCTTCGAGACGGTCTGCAACAGACTGGACTCCCACGCTAAAGCTTTCTGGAACACCAAGCAACGGAAGCTGCTGCGTCTAAAACTGGAAGAAGTTCAAGATCTGCTAAATCAGGACAGAAACCCCTTTGAATTTGACGAAAAAATTCCGTCGGTGGCGTCACGATTCGCTGAACTTGAAGAAATTGCATATGGAGTCGATGAATTGATTGATGACTGGGAGCAATCTGAAAAATCAAAAGTTAAAATCGAGCAACAGGTCCGGAGAATCCTTGTCCGATTGGTACGTGTCTTGGAATCGTTTCATAAACTTATTGCtggtgaagatgaagaaattagTGCAATTCCTGATGTGAGTTTTCCAGGATTAGGAGATTTTGTTGATCTTGAATTATTGCATTTTAATACTATAATTTCTTTGTTACTACGAAACGATGAGCAAATTTTGCGTTTTATTCCTTTTGTGGGGATACATGGAGCTGAGAAGAGTACTCTTCTTGCTCAAAGAATTTACAATGATGAGATGGTCAAATCTTATTTCCAATCTAGGGCTTGGGTTTCTGTTGGTGAAAATCTTGAAATCGATAAAATTGTAGAGGCAATAGTCAATGCTCGAAGCGGCGAGAATGTGTTGCCGCATAATAGGTTCTTGCTTGTATTGAATGATGTTTCGGAAGCAGATGATACAAGATTGGAGAAATTAAAATCATGGTTAAAGAAGTGGTTAGAAGTCGAGGGATCTTGTGTTTTAATGACTACTCGCTTTAGACGTGTGGCTGATGTCATGGGGACAGTACCAGAGCAGCACTTGTCGTATTCTTCAATTGAAGTTCCTTTGCTTCGTCCAGCTCCAGGGCTTGAACATGAACAGGGTTTGGAACCTGTGGTATTAGACTCTGTAGGGATGACATCAACTTCCAGAGGTAAAGATGAGTCGACTTCTGCTGTATCAGGTCACTTTGAGGTTAAGAGTGAGAGATTGCTGAGTGCTGACACAGCATCTCTGGCACCAGAACCTGTGGTAATGGCTTCAACTTCTGAAAGTAAAGATCCATGGAGTTCTGCCATTTTGGATTTTGAGGCTGAAAGTGAGAGAGTACAAGCTGCAGGTACATCTCTGACACAGGAAGCTGTCGCGTGGGCTTCATTTTGTGGAAGTAAATATGAGCCAACTTCTGCTGTGTCAGGTCACTTTGAGGTTCGGGATGAGAAAATAAAAGCTTCAGATACAACATCTCTGACGTTTGGGTATCAGGCTCCTACATCAAGCTTGGAGATTGTGGAAGAAGATGTGGTGCCATTTCCTCCTCAAATAGGTACACCTTTGCAGAGGGAACCGACAGCTTCACCATCCCTTTCACATTCTTCAACAACAGCACCAGCTTTGGTCCTTTCCAAATCAGGTAAAAACATAGACCAAGCAGGAAAGAAGAAGTATGTGAAACAAGTAACAGGTCATCACAGTGACACTGAGCTGCATTTGGCTGCTCAGCGTGGAGATTTAGGAGCAGTTAAACAGATTCTTGCTGACATAGATTCCCAAATGGTGGATACCTTAAGTGGGGCTGATTTTGATGCAGAAGTTGCAGAGATAAGGGCATCAGTTGTGAATGAGGTGAATGAGTTTGGGGAAACTGCACTTTTTACAGCTGCTGATAAAGGGCATATAGAAGTTGTGAAGGAGTTGTTGAAGTATTCAACCAAAGAGGGTCTTACAAGGAAGAATAAGTCCATGCTTGATCCCTTGCATATTGCTGCAATCAGAGGGCATCATGGTAATTCTGTTATTCCACACTTTTACTTTATCATGGGAAATTTGAGTATTCTAAAGTAGCATAAGGTTGAAAGGTTTAATTGTGCCTTGAGCTTTAATTGTGTCATAAGGAGTTTGGTATTTTAAACAATAAGGTGTTAGCTGCTTTTCATTTTGTAGACTTTATACAGTTATTCGCTTATCAGTTATGATAAGTAGCTTAATGGTTGATAGGGGAAAGACTGTTAGTCTGTTTTGAAAATTCATAGTTAATATCTTTtcaaatacaattattaatGGAAAGGTTAGTAATTGCTATGGTACGTCTGTTATGAAAATTCATAACAGATATATCttcaaatacaattattatgGAGAGGTCGCTAATTGCTATGGTACAATTTAAAGTTATAAGTTGTTATAATTAATGATTAGAAAATGTGCAAAGGTGTCTTTCTATTGATATCTTGTCCTCTGCTAGTGGAGTTTAGATTATGATTCCATTCTTTTTGTCCTTGGTTCTTTTTCAAGGATGGTGGAGAtggtttttctttatttttgtgagAAACATTACTGGTGGCAAAACTTTATCTTCTTACATGACTGGGTTGTCATACTAATGATTGTTCTTTTTGTTGCAGCAATTGTCCAACTGTTACAAGATCATGATCCCAGCTCAGAGATTGTGGAAGAAGATGTGGTGCCATTTCCTCCACAAATGGGTACACCGCCAGCTCGTAAATCTGAAATTCAGATTGTATCTCTTGAAGCAAGAGAAAAGATGCCATCTATTTATAACATGGAATCCGAGATTATACCTTCTCAAACTGAAGGAGAGCATAAGATGAAGTGCAGATTGAAGGCAAGTGCCCAGCAATCAGTTACGGTTGCCACAAAAGAAGCCATTGAAGTTGCAGTAGAACATCTCACtgtagaaaatgaaatttcagTGGAAGATCAGTTGTTGCAAGAATCAGTTTTATTTGCAAAGAAATCGATTAAGACAACTGTACAGAAGATTTTCAGCCACATAAATAATGTTAGAACTACAAAAATTGCTGTTATTGGAACTGGTGGTATTGGAAAGACTACTGTGCTCAAGGCCTTGATCAACTTCCCAGGCACAAAAGGTATGTTTGATGTGGTAATTTCAGTGACTGTTTCTAGATATTGGAACACAAGAAAGGTCCAAAACGAGGTTTTAAGACAGTTATCATTAGGTTGTGAGTATTCCGAAACTGATGCTGAAGTCGCAGAAAGATTATATAAAGTTCTGAAGGGGAAGaagtttttgttgattttggatGATGTTTGGGAGCAGATTAATTTAGAGGCAGTGGGTATTCCCAGTCCCAGTTCAGAAAATGGCTGCAAGATAGTAATAGCATCCAGAAAGTTTGATGTTTGTCATGACATGAATTTGTTTAAGGTGGTTGAAGTAAAAAGTATCTCTTGGAAGGAAGCTAGGGAACTGTTCTATGAACAAGTGAGTAGAGACATTCCACTGTCAGATATCAAGACCATTGCTGAAACTATAGTTAAGGGCTGTGGTGGTTTGCCACTGCTGATTATCGTTACTGGAAGAGCcctaggagagaaaaatgatgTTTCCATATGGAAGGATGCTTCAAAAAAATTCTCACTGCATAAAACTTCTAGAAAATGTCAAATTGAAGATGTGCTCCAATTATTGAAATTCAGCTTTGACCAACTAAGTGATAATGATGTGAAGAGTTGTTTCCTCCACTGTGCTCTGTTTTCAGAAGCTCAGGAGGtcagtataaataaattcatagaATATTGTATACAAGAACGTTTAATCACTGGTGCTCAAGCTGATGCACATAGAAGGGGGCGTTATATCGTTGATATTCTTATACATGCTTCATTTTTACAAGCTACTGAAGGTGGAAATTCCATCAAAATGCATGATTTAATCAGAGATTTAGCATTACGAATCATATCTTCAATGCCAAAAGATATTCAGTTTCCGTTGGGAGCAGAAGGAATTCAGTTTCTGTTGAGTGCTTATGCAAGATCAATCGAACTACCTAATGCGGGAAGTAGTTCATCATCAAGATCATTGAACATCCTTGAAAGCAGTAGATTGTGTATACCAGAAGGTAATCAATTTCTGTTGAGAGTTGGAGCAGGTCTAACAGAACCTCCTTTGATGGAAGAGTGGAAACAGGCCAAAATGATGTTTTTGAGTGATAATGAGTTATGCACTCTACCTGAGAAACCAAATTGCCCTGAACTTTTGGCATTGTTCTTACAAAGAAACCGGTTGCTGAGAGTGATACCTCCATCCTTTTTTGACTGCATGACCTCTCTCAAAGTGTTGAATCTATCCGAGACTAGAATAAGGTCCTTGCCAGAGAGACTGTTTAAGCTTAAAAACCTCCTAATTCTCATTGTATGTGATTGTAAACGTCTGTTTATGCTTCCCTCTGATGTTGGATCTCTTCTTTGTCTTGAGGTGCTTAATCTCCGAGGCactaaaattaaagttttgccTGATAAGATTGGCGAATTGACATCCCTGAAACGTTTGGAAGTGTCCTTCTATGGATCTATCGATGACAGTGAATATGTTAAATTGCCTcgtaatttgattttgagtggCATTATATCAAAGTTGTGTAATTTGGACACCTTGAGTATTGTTCTTTATCCAGGGGATGAAAGGTGGCATGAGGATGTGAAGTATGTCAAAACTGAAGTCAGCAAGttgaaaaatttgaagtttctCTGTTTTCATTTCCCAGAAGTTGAGCATGTCCAAGAATTCCTCACAGAAAGCGAACCATGGAAGAAGAGACTCTTAACGGAGTTCAAGTTTGTGGTTGGCCGCAATGTCAAGAGCATTTCTTCTCAGGTCCCAGAGTATTTGGAATATGATTATAATCAGCAGGGTCAATGCTTGAGATTTGTAAATGGTGAAAAGAAACCTGATGAAGTTCTTCAAATATTAGCTCGCAGCACTGCTTTCTATTTGGATAATCATCTTGACATTGAGAGCCTTTCCAACTTTGGTGTTCGCAATATCAATGGGTTGAAGTTTTGTATAATAAGTGGTTGCCCCAAGGTTAAAATGGTTGTGCATGTGGATGAAGTGAAAAAAGATACTAATACTGTTTTTCCTTTCCTAGAGACCTTAAGTATCCATCATTTGTGGAATTTAACAGCTATTTGGGAGGGGATTCTACCAGAACGAAGTTTTGCTCAGTTAAGAATTTTGTCACTGCATGGATGTCCAAAGATGGAGTATGTTTTTAGAAGTTCAATGATTCAGTATCTCTGTAAATTAGAGGAACTGATTATCGAAGATTGTCAAGCCATCGAACAAATCATATTCGATGATGGGGTAGCAGATTCATGTTCTGTTTCACTTCCCAGTTTGAAGAAGTTAACACTTCACTATCTGCCTGGATTGATTACCATTTCGAGTAGTCCCTGGCCACAATTAGAATATGTCAGCTTCTACTGTTGCCCAAACTTGAAGAAGATTGATGCTGATTCCAGGTTCAAAGATGTAATAATAAAGGCTGAGAAGAGTTGGTGGGATGCGTTAGAGTGGGAAGATGATGAATTGCGGTTGCACATTGAAAAGTACGCCACCATTATTTTTCAAGATCATCTGTAagtaaaaattttggtttattttttttaatgagttcATAGATTCAGTAGGAGTTCATAGTTTTAACCATGTTGTACATATTGTATAtctgaattatcatttttttaacctttatctTTACAGTCTGAGTTGGAAATCGCTAAATgcatgaattaataaatattatcgaAAATTGAGCTTCGAATGGATGTTACTTGCATCTGGTAATCTATGCATATATGAATTTTAGCTCAAGTGATTTTATGTACGAGTGTTAATTTAGGTGACagaaataatgtgtcatcacatgattaactgttattttatctttaatttaaaattatatgacatatcatcattagTATTCAAATTAACACTcataagtatatatagttttattgtttaaactaTGTTATGATATATTAAGACCTGAGCTTTTTTAAGATAAGGACTTTAAGCAGAGGGACTCATTGTGAAAATGAAACTGGAGATGAGTGTGTAGCGAATCATTTGAAATTAGTTCATGGATTAATGTAAATGGAATGAAATTGATCAAGGTTTACTTGCCATTTATTTTTGGCATGATTCAAGCCAGAGTTTCATTTGATATAGTGAGCGTCATCTTAAAAGGTTGAAAATTGTATATCAACGTAGATAaagctaaaaataaataaaaatgacatgCTTTTTTTAACCACTTCTTTTTACGTGTAAGCAATGGGTGGGACAAtcgagaaataaataaatacaataaaatgtaatattttcagATGGTTAAGGGCCGATCTGggtttttcattcttttttttttttttttagttagattgaatttaagtttgaatcaatttgcAAGGGTtaagattttttcaaactaatttaaatttggtttaatttgaaaagagttaaatttgagttcaacttattattgtaaatttgtaaTTGAACCAAAAATTGATTAGAGCAATATTGTTTagatatatattgattaaaacgtCGTAATTTTAATCGATTTGAAGGCTCATAAACTCGGCAAACTGATGACCCTTTAAACTCAAGCTTTGacaatataaaaaacttaagCTTGAGTTCACATAGGCTGagtgtttttcaaatttatttgaaccAAGCTGATAATGAAGTTCAAATACTCTCAGTTCgaatttctctttattttgattgattggAATATCGACCCTCTCAATATACATGGgattgaattaatatataatcaaataaagttGTAGTATGATGGTACATACACGTATTCCCGAATTGCAAGAGAAAATTTATGTTAAGTATTGTTGATGTTAGCATCTGTGGTTAAATTGAGTTTACGACTTGACTTGAATTGGTTCGATTAGCCGCTCTAAGTTTTGAAACAGAGATATTGTAATTTCCCAAGTTTTAGCTTCTATCATCATGTGCAAAGGAAAATTATTCAAGAGAATTGTACAAATGTCAACTATACAGTAAAACACAcgagaaaataatatttccaaGAAATTGTGGTAAAAAAGacaataattttacatatacaaCTCTTCCCACAAAATCATACTGAAaaatactgaaaaaaaaaatactgctTAGAAGGAAACTCACAAACTTAGCAATACCCAGAACAAAAGCATAAATCTGGAAAAACTGAAATCCAGCAACAGCCAAGGGTCAAAAAACTTCTGAACAAAGATCAACTAAGGTAGAGAATACAACAGCAACAGCTCTATAGTGGCACAGCTTGAACCCATGAGATGTTTTATGCCATCTAGTTATGTGATAAATTTCAAAGATATCTTGCAGCAATGGAACAAACATCATTGGAAAATCACACTTTTCCAGTAGTGAACCCCTTACACCCAGCCACAAACCGAGGCCTGCAAAAAGAACAGAAAATATTTCAGCACATTAGTCCtataaaattttgtgattgTCATCTGAAATAAACGCAAAGAAATACATTTGAAAGAGATTTTCTTTGGGATACCTCATGTGTGTATATACAGATCCTGAAATCGAGTTTTTGTAACATCCACAACATCTAGCCAATCCACCTGATTCCACAGATTTTGAGAGCAATAGATTGCTATCAATTTCTCAGCCCTTTGGAAAGTAGCTGGGAAAGTTTTTAGTGCCATACATGAATCAATCCTCAATGTCTCCAATGAATCCCATTTCAATGACACATTTTTGCAAACCTTTGACAATTTCGGAAGATCAACGAGTTCAAAATTCTTCAATTTAGGAAAGGCCCCAGAATCAACTGTACCTTCATCCTTGGTAATTTCCTCAATCAGTGCACAGCTCTCAATCTTCAACACTTCCAAAGAATTCCAGGTCAGTGTTGCATCATTGCAAATCTTAGATAGTAAGGGAAGATTGATGAGTTCCAAACTCTTCAACTTAGGAAAGGCCCTGGGTTCAACTGTACTTCCATCCTTGATAATTTCTTTCATGACGTGGCAGtcttcaatttgaataaattgtaacTGATTAAGTTGCACAACCATCTCCTCTGAGAATACAACTTTCAGACTGTGGCATccttttaatgttaaatgtgtAAGCATGACAAGACTCTGTGAAACTATCGAGCCTTTCCAAATTTGCTTCAGTTTTGGAAGACTGTCAATGTATAACTTATTCAAGCTTTGAAACGCAGCACCAGTAGTAAGGGTACCATCAATAATGCTTGTCATTTCAGGACAATCTTCAATCATACAGACTTCGAGCCCTTGTAAATAATCAGCACTAAACACAGATAAGTTGGCAGCCTTATGACCAATCAGCTCAAAAGAACATGCTTGTTTCAATATCTTTAAG includes these proteins:
- the LOC123196454 gene encoding probable disease resistance protein At4g27220 isoform X1, encoding MADRVALVFETVCNRLDSHAKAFWNTKQRKLLRLKLEEVQDLLNQDRNPFEFDEKIPSVASRFAELEEIAYGVDELIDDWEQSEKSKVKIEQQVRRILVRLVRVLESFHKLIAGEDEEISAIPDVSFPGLGDFVDLELLHFNTIISLLLRNDEQILRFIPFVGIHGAEKSTLLAQRIYNDEMVKSYFQSRAWVSVGENLEIDKIVEAIVNARSGENVLPHNRFLLVLNDVSEADDTRLEKLKSWLKKWLEVEGSCVLMTTRFRRVADVMGTVPEQHLSYSSIEVPLLRPAPGLEHEQGLEPVVLDSVGMTSTSRGKDESTSAVSGHFEVKSERLLSADTASLAPEPVVMASTSESKDPWSSAILDFEAESERVQAAGTSLTQEAVAWASFCGSKYEPTSAVSGHFEVRDEKIKASDTTSLTFGYQAPTSSLEIVEEDVVPFPPQIGTPLQREPTASPSLSHSSTTAPALVLSKSGKNIDQAGKKKYVKQVTGHHSDTELHLAAQRGDLGAVKQILADIDSQMVDTLSGADFDAEVAEIRASVVNEVNEFGETALFTAADKGHIEVVKELLKYSTKEGLTRKNKSMLDPLHIAAIRGHHAIVQLLQDHDPSSEIVEEDVVPFPPQMGTPPARKSEIQIVSLEAREKMPSIYNMESEIIPSQTEGEHKMKCRLKASAQQSVTVATKEAIEVAVEHLTVENEISVEDQLLQESVLFAKKSIKTTVQKIFSHINNVRTTKIAVIGTGGIGKTTVLKALINFPGTKGMFDVVISVTVSRYWNTRKVQNEVLRQLSLGCEYSETDAEVAERLYKVLKGKKFLLILDDVWEQINLEAVGIPSPSSENGCKIVIASRKFDVCHDMNLFKVVEVKSISWKEARELFYEQVSRDIPLSDIKTIAETIVKGCGGLPLLIIVTGRALGEKNDVSIWKDASKKFSLHKTSRKCQIEDVLQLLKFSFDQLSDNDVKSCFLHCALFSEAQEVSINKFIEYCIQERLITGAQADAHRRGRYIVDILIHASFLQATEGGNSIKMHDLIRDLALRIISSMPKDIQFPLGAEGIQFLLSAYARSIELPNAGSSSSSRSLNILESSRLCIPEGNQFLLRVGAGLTEPPLMEEWKQAKMMFLSDNELCTLPEKPNCPELLALFLQRNRLLRVIPPSFFDCMTSLKVLNLSETRIRSLPERLFKLKNLLILIVCDCKRLFMLPSDVGSLLCLEVLNLRGTKIKVLPDKIGELTSLKRLEVSFYGSIDDSEYVKLPRNLILSGIISKLCNLDTLSIVLYPGDERWHEDVKYVKTEVSKLKNLKFLCFHFPEVEHVQEFLTESEPWKKRLLTEFKFVVGRNVKSISSQVPEYLEYDYNQQGQCLRFVNGEKKPDEVLQILARSTAFYLDNHLDIESLSNFGVRNINGLKFCIISGCPKVKMVVHVDEVKKDTNTVFPFLETLSIHHLWNLTAIWEGILPERSFAQLRILSLHGCPKMEYVFRSSMIQYLCKLEELIIEDCQAIEQIIFDDGVADSCSVSLPSLKKLTLHYLPGLITISSSPWPQLEYVSFYCCPNLKKIDADSRFKDVIIKAEKSWWDALEWEDDELRLHIEKYATIIFQDHL
- the LOC123196454 gene encoding probable disease resistance protein At4g27220 isoform X2; amino-acid sequence: MADRVALVFETVCNRLDSHAKAFWNTKQRKLLRLKLEEVQDLLNQDRNPFEFDEKIPSVASRFAELEEIAYGVDELIDDWEQSEKSKVKIEQQVRRILVRLVRVLESFHKLIAGEDEEISAIPDVSFPGLGDFVDLELLHFNTIISLLLRNDEQILRFIPFVGIHGAEKSTLLAQRIYNDEMVKSYFQSRAWVSVGENLEIDKIVEAIVNARSGENVLPHNRFLLVLNDVSEADDTRLEKLKSWLKKWLEVEGSCVLMTTRFRRVADVMGTVPEQHLSYSSIEVPLLRPAPGLEHEQGLEPVVLDSVGMTSTSRGKDESTSAVSGHFEVKSERLLSADTASLAPEPVVMASTSESKDPWSSAILDFEAESERVQAAGTSLTQEAVAWASFCGSKYEPTSAVSGHFEVRDEKIKASDTTSLTFGYQAPTSSLEIVEEDVVPFPPQIGTPLQREPTASPSLSHSSTTAPALVLSKSGKNIDQAGKKKYVKQVTGHHSDTELHLAAQRGDLGAVKQILADIDSQMVDTLSGADFDAEVAEIRASVVNEVNEFGETALFTAADKGHIEVVKELLKYSTKEGLTRKNKSMLDPLHIAAIRGHHDHDPSSEIVEEDVVPFPPQMGTPPARKSEIQIVSLEAREKMPSIYNMESEIIPSQTEGEHKMKCRLKASAQQSVTVATKEAIEVAVEHLTVENEISVEDQLLQESVLFAKKSIKTTVQKIFSHINNVRTTKIAVIGTGGIGKTTVLKALINFPGTKGMFDVVISVTVSRYWNTRKVQNEVLRQLSLGCEYSETDAEVAERLYKVLKGKKFLLILDDVWEQINLEAVGIPSPSSENGCKIVIASRKFDVCHDMNLFKVVEVKSISWKEARELFYEQVSRDIPLSDIKTIAETIVKGCGGLPLLIIVTGRALGEKNDVSIWKDASKKFSLHKTSRKCQIEDVLQLLKFSFDQLSDNDVKSCFLHCALFSEAQEVSINKFIEYCIQERLITGAQADAHRRGRYIVDILIHASFLQATEGGNSIKMHDLIRDLALRIISSMPKDIQFPLGAEGIQFLLSAYARSIELPNAGSSSSSRSLNILESSRLCIPEGNQFLLRVGAGLTEPPLMEEWKQAKMMFLSDNELCTLPEKPNCPELLALFLQRNRLLRVIPPSFFDCMTSLKVLNLSETRIRSLPERLFKLKNLLILIVCDCKRLFMLPSDVGSLLCLEVLNLRGTKIKVLPDKIGELTSLKRLEVSFYGSIDDSEYVKLPRNLILSGIISKLCNLDTLSIVLYPGDERWHEDVKYVKTEVSKLKNLKFLCFHFPEVEHVQEFLTESEPWKKRLLTEFKFVVGRNVKSISSQVPEYLEYDYNQQGQCLRFVNGEKKPDEVLQILARSTAFYLDNHLDIESLSNFGVRNINGLKFCIISGCPKVKMVVHVDEVKKDTNTVFPFLETLSIHHLWNLTAIWEGILPERSFAQLRILSLHGCPKMEYVFRSSMIQYLCKLEELIIEDCQAIEQIIFDDGVADSCSVSLPSLKKLTLHYLPGLITISSSPWPQLEYVSFYCCPNLKKIDADSRFKDVIIKAEKSWWDALEWEDDELRLHIEKYATIIFQDHL